From the Cryptosporangium aurantiacum genome, one window contains:
- a CDS encoding ABC transporter ATP-binding protein, which translates to MNVVELDRVTRRYGNTTALDGVSLSIPSGSFVAVMGATGSGKSTLLQCAAGLDRPDSGTVRLAGDDIGRKRERALTRLRRDKIGFVFQSYNLLSELTVRQNVLLPVRLGARRTRPVEDTLEAVGLGGFGGRKVGQLSGGQRQRVALARALITGPAVVFADEPTGALDPTTGGQILRLLRESVDRDGLTVVMVTHDPVAAAWSDRLVLLHTGTIVSDSPTPATETIATRLRAAFAGVNAA; encoded by the coding sequence ATGAACGTAGTGGAACTCGACCGGGTCACCCGGCGATACGGCAACACCACCGCCCTCGACGGCGTCAGCCTGAGCATTCCGTCCGGCTCGTTCGTGGCGGTCATGGGCGCCACCGGATCCGGGAAGAGCACGCTGCTGCAGTGCGCGGCCGGGCTCGACCGGCCCGACTCCGGAACGGTCCGGCTCGCCGGTGACGACATCGGCCGGAAGCGCGAACGAGCGCTGACGCGGCTGCGGCGCGACAAGATCGGCTTCGTCTTCCAGTCGTACAACCTGCTCTCCGAGCTGACGGTCCGGCAGAACGTGCTGCTGCCGGTCCGGCTGGGCGCGCGCCGCACCAGGCCGGTGGAGGACACGCTGGAGGCCGTCGGGCTGGGCGGCTTCGGCGGACGCAAGGTCGGGCAGCTGTCCGGCGGGCAGCGTCAGCGGGTCGCGCTCGCCCGCGCGCTGATCACCGGTCCCGCGGTGGTGTTCGCGGACGAGCCGACCGGGGCGCTGGACCCCACGACCGGCGGCCAGATCCTCCGGCTGCTGCGCGAATCCGTCGACCGGGACGGCCTCACGGTCGTGATGGTGACCCACGACCCGGTGGCGGCTGCCTGGAGCGACCGGCTCGTGCTGCTGCACACCGGAACCATCGTCTCCGACTCCCCCACGCCCGCCACCGAGACGATCGCCACCCGGCTGCGCGCCGCGTTCGCCGGGGTGAACGCGGCATGA
- a CDS encoding molybdopterin oxidoreductase, whose product MQTTPRFLQGAFPFVGEGLEKPILLAPSLSYVVPLGATAQPLYFRGGNSTDELVAVVLMRDGTPMRYFPIGAKGNTHVALRVVEDLLSDTRIELYVAAPDGLAGTLIVDLGLVEI is encoded by the coding sequence ATGCAGACGACGCCGCGATTCCTGCAGGGAGCCTTCCCGTTCGTCGGAGAGGGCCTGGAAAAGCCGATCCTGCTGGCACCGAGCCTGTCCTACGTCGTGCCACTCGGAGCCACCGCACAACCGCTCTATTTCCGCGGCGGCAACAGCACCGACGAGCTGGTCGCCGTCGTGCTGATGCGCGACGGGACACCGATGCGGTACTTCCCGATCGGGGCCAAGGGCAACACGCACGTCGCGCTGCGGGTGGTCGAGGACCTGCTGTCGGACACCCGGATCGAACTGTACGTCGCCGCACCGGACGGACTGGCCGGGACGCTGATCGTCGATCTCGGCCTGGTGGAGATCTGA
- a CDS encoding YhjD/YihY/BrkB family envelope integrity protein, whose protein sequence is MSSTNRVPETRLMGDDELSADDAWATLRQYGRWHLLRDAFVRFRYGDGFSHSRALALQLCLAAVPFLIALTGLAADLGAEEGGKIVADTVLELTPRSSDALVEQTLHGGEQAENVGEFALVSGLITGMVALATAMAQVERGANRMYGVERDRPALHKYARAIVLSFIAGLPAFLGFLVLVAGEPFGDAVVSEYGWPAWIETTWDIVRWPIGLVLTVVSIALLFEQAPRRRQPGVSWLVFGAGVSTVLWLAATLGLALYVQGSGAFPDTYGPLTAVMALLLWANLTSIALFLGLAFAAQLEALRVGQPEPAEPDRWRPMPDDAHEDGAQKDGAQKDGAQKDGAQKDGAQKDGAQKDGAQKVGNQENGAPAAEPAGT, encoded by the coding sequence GTGAGTAGCACCAACCGGGTTCCGGAAACCAGGCTGATGGGCGACGACGAGCTCTCAGCCGACGACGCGTGGGCAACGTTGCGGCAGTACGGCCGGTGGCATCTGCTGCGGGACGCGTTCGTGCGGTTCCGGTACGGCGACGGGTTCAGCCACTCGCGGGCGCTGGCGCTGCAGCTGTGTCTGGCCGCGGTGCCGTTCCTGATCGCGCTCACCGGCCTCGCCGCCGACCTCGGCGCCGAGGAGGGCGGCAAGATCGTCGCCGACACGGTGCTGGAGCTGACGCCGCGGAGCAGCGACGCGCTCGTCGAGCAGACCCTGCACGGCGGCGAGCAGGCCGAGAACGTCGGCGAGTTCGCGCTGGTCAGTGGCTTGATCACCGGGATGGTGGCGCTCGCGACCGCGATGGCGCAGGTCGAGCGCGGCGCGAACCGGATGTACGGCGTCGAGCGGGACCGGCCCGCCCTGCACAAGTACGCCCGCGCGATCGTGCTGTCGTTCATCGCCGGGCTGCCGGCGTTCCTCGGGTTCCTGGTGCTGGTGGCCGGTGAGCCGTTCGGTGACGCGGTGGTCTCCGAGTACGGCTGGCCCGCGTGGATCGAGACCACCTGGGACATCGTCCGCTGGCCGATCGGGCTGGTGCTCACCGTCGTCTCGATCGCGTTGCTGTTCGAGCAGGCACCGCGCCGGCGACAGCCGGGCGTGTCGTGGCTGGTGTTCGGGGCCGGTGTCTCGACCGTGCTCTGGCTCGCCGCGACGCTGGGCCTGGCGCTGTACGTCCAGGGGAGCGGGGCGTTCCCGGACACCTACGGACCGCTCACCGCGGTGATGGCGCTGCTGCTCTGGGCGAACCTGACGTCGATCGCGCTGTTCCTCGGGTTGGCGTTCGCCGCTCAGCTGGAGGCGCTGCGCGTCGGTCAGCCTGAGCCTGCCGAACCCGACCGCTGGCGCCCGATGCCGGACGACGCCCACGAGGACGGTGCCCAGAAGGACGGTGCCCAGAAGGACGGTGCCCAGAAGGACGGTGCCCAGAAGGACGGTGCCCAGAAGGACGGTGCCCAGAAGGACGGTGCCCAGAAGGTCGGCAACCAGGAGAACGGGGCCCCCGCAGCCGAGCCTGCCGGCACGTAG
- a CDS encoding FtsX-like permease family protein yields the protein MRAGLVRQALRKQPWSFAGPFITQCLAAALVTGALGAASSLPAGSDLAAFAGVLVGLAVYLSAIIVGVTMSSTIARQARDIALVRAVGAAPGQVRRAAAGQAAVVAVPATLAGVPLGTVGGSAWVDSLVTHDVVSATVTFEAHPAAFPIALAITLGTSVVGALIAAIRPSRVRPAVALTDTAAPRRQLGPIRTLLGLLFVAGGVAGSIVISGLDADAAEQSAFFVLLAMCVGAGLLAPALLRVTAPLALLLGPIGRLAADNLAARARSYSGALVPLVLAAAFALIKIAAHTTAEHVTGRPQPASDVWLDYSGTAVYTVFAAVAALTTLITVVLGRRRELALLRLAGATRASALGVVVCEALIVTVTGLLVAAGAAAATLLPMLPTAPYVPSGVVVAGVLGTALVVGAGMVAPALGVMRRPAIASVGDGS from the coding sequence ATGAGGGCCGGGCTCGTCCGGCAGGCACTGCGCAAGCAGCCCTGGTCGTTCGCCGGACCGTTCATCACCCAGTGCCTGGCCGCCGCGCTGGTCACCGGAGCGCTGGGAGCCGCGTCGTCGCTCCCGGCCGGATCGGACCTCGCGGCGTTCGCCGGGGTCCTGGTCGGTCTCGCGGTCTACCTCTCCGCGATCATCGTCGGCGTGACGATGAGCTCCACGATCGCCCGGCAGGCGCGGGACATCGCGCTGGTCCGTGCGGTCGGGGCCGCGCCGGGACAGGTGCGGCGGGCCGCCGCGGGGCAGGCCGCGGTGGTGGCCGTTCCGGCCACGCTGGCCGGTGTCCCGCTCGGCACGGTGGGTGGCAGCGCCTGGGTCGACAGCCTGGTCACGCACGACGTCGTATCGGCGACGGTCACGTTCGAAGCGCATCCGGCGGCGTTCCCGATCGCGCTGGCGATCACGCTGGGAACCTCGGTCGTCGGCGCGTTGATCGCGGCGATCCGCCCGTCCCGGGTGCGGCCAGCGGTCGCGCTGACCGACACCGCGGCGCCGCGGCGGCAGCTCGGACCGATCCGGACGCTGCTCGGCCTCCTCTTCGTCGCCGGTGGCGTGGCCGGGTCGATCGTGATCTCCGGGCTCGACGCGGACGCGGCCGAGCAGAGCGCGTTCTTCGTCCTGCTGGCCATGTGCGTGGGCGCCGGACTGCTCGCACCGGCGCTGCTGCGGGTCACCGCTCCGCTCGCCCTGCTGCTCGGCCCGATCGGACGGCTGGCCGCCGACAACCTCGCCGCGCGGGCGAGGTCGTACTCCGGCGCGCTCGTCCCGCTGGTGCTCGCCGCCGCGTTCGCCCTGATCAAGATCGCGGCGCATACGACGGCCGAACACGTCACCGGGCGTCCGCAGCCGGCCTCGGACGTCTGGCTCGACTACTCCGGCACCGCGGTCTACACGGTGTTCGCCGCGGTGGCGGCGCTCACCACGTTGATCACCGTGGTGCTGGGCCGCCGCCGGGAACTGGCGCTGCTGCGGCTGGCCGGTGCCACGCGGGCGTCCGCGCTGGGGGTCGTGGTCTGCGAGGCTCTGATCGTGACGGTCACCGGTCTGCTGGTGGCGGCGGGCGCCGCTGCCGCGACGCTGCTGCCGATGCTGCCCACGGCGCCCTACGTGCCGAGCGGCGTCGTGGTCGCCGGTGTGCTCGGCACGGCGCTGGTGGTCGGGGCGGGGATGGTCGCACCCGCGCTCGGCGTGATGCGCCGGCCGGCGATCGCCTCGGTGGGAGACGGTTCGTGA
- a CDS encoding response regulator transcription factor produces the protein MRVVIAEDNPLLRDGIRLLLTDHDIAVCAAVDNAEELLAAVAEHDPDAAIVDVRMPPTHTDEGLRAAITIRAEHPRTSVLVFSQWVETGYARRLLADRPTGVGYLLKDRIVRTRDFLDALQRVAEGGTALDPEVVRQLVAVRPVDAGLARLSAREREILELLAEGRSNIAISEHLRLAARSVEKHVTAIFTKLDLPQDRTDHRRVLAVLRYLNSQAQ, from the coding sequence GTGCGGGTCGTCATCGCCGAGGACAATCCCCTGCTCCGGGACGGCATCCGGCTGCTGCTGACCGACCACGACATCGCGGTCTGCGCCGCCGTCGACAACGCGGAGGAGCTGCTCGCCGCCGTCGCCGAGCACGACCCGGACGCCGCGATCGTCGACGTCCGGATGCCGCCGACCCACACCGACGAGGGGCTCCGGGCCGCGATCACGATCCGGGCCGAGCATCCCCGAACCAGCGTCCTGGTGTTCTCCCAGTGGGTGGAGACCGGATACGCCCGTCGGCTGCTCGCCGACCGGCCCACCGGAGTCGGGTACCTGCTGAAGGACCGGATCGTCCGGACCCGCGATTTTCTGGACGCTCTGCAGCGCGTCGCCGAGGGCGGCACCGCGCTGGACCCGGAGGTGGTCCGCCAGCTGGTCGCGGTCCGGCCGGTCGACGCGGGGCTGGCCCGGCTCTCGGCCCGCGAGCGCGAGATCCTCGAGTTGCTGGCCGAGGGTCGCTCGAACATCGCGATCTCCGAACACCTGCGGCTGGCCGCGCGCAGCGTCGAGAAACACGTCACCGCGATCTTCACGAAGCTCGACCTGCCGCAGGACCGCACCGACCACCGCCGGGTGCTCGCCGTTCTGCGCTACCTCAATTCGCAAGCCCAATAA
- a CDS encoding Rieske (2Fe-2S) protein produces MTVVGPVDEIPPGEGRVYVVDGEQVAVFRLTDGSVRALGAVCPHAGGPLADGLIDGAIVLCPLHNNAFELATGCSTTGQPPVTSYPVSVDPDGRLVLG; encoded by the coding sequence GTGACCGTCGTCGGGCCGGTGGACGAGATCCCGCCGGGGGAAGGGCGGGTGTACGTGGTCGACGGCGAGCAGGTCGCGGTGTTCCGGCTGACCGACGGGTCGGTACGGGCGCTGGGAGCGGTCTGCCCGCACGCCGGCGGTCCGCTGGCCGACGGACTGATCGACGGGGCGATCGTGCTCTGTCCGCTGCACAACAACGCGTTCGAGCTGGCCACCGGGTGCTCCACCACGGGGCAGCCGCCGGTCACGTCCTACCCGGTGAGCGTCGATCCCGACGGCCGCCTGGTCCTCGGCTGA
- the nirB gene encoding nitrite reductase large subunit NirB — translation MARLVVVGNGMAGARAVEEILARGGSARFTITMFGDEPHGNYNRILLSHLLAGEDPEDLLLNPVDWYRENAVTLHAGVRVVRIDRWAKLVYADNGEITPYDTLILATGSRTFFPPMDGLWADNHRLTPGVFGFRTLADTHAMVAYAKSHRRAVVIGGGLLGLEAAHGLQQHGLTVHVVQGGPVLMNQQLDEEAGRILRNTIERRGIAVHTGARTVAIRRNSSGAASGVEFADGTVLDADMVVVTAGIRPNTGLAQVSGLTVERAIVVNDRMQSIDDDAIYAVGECVQHRGEVYGLVAPLWEQASVLADVLTGTNPQAAYHGTRTATKLKVAGIDLASMGFTRPERDDDEFVRFSEPKRGVYKSVVVRDGRLVGAVLLGDVGKVSFLMQAFDRGLPLPEERVALLFDLGTPEAAVGVAELDEDAQVCNCNGVSKGALVACVRGGVRTVNGVMAATRAGKGCGACKGLVAEVVEWAADGDVEEDPAADWYVPCIPMEKPELMAAIRSQELKSVSAVFAALAMDGQEDAASKMPLTSLLRMMWADEFVDERGGRFINDRVHANIQRDGTFSVVPQMKGGVTNPHQLRRIADVAEKYRIPMVKLTGGQRIDLLGVRKEDLPKVWADLDMPSGYAYGKSFRTVKTCVGSDFCRYGLGDSTALGIAIEDRFKGLESPAKMKLAVTGCPRNCAEAYCKDFGVVAVDGGRWEIYIGGAAGAHIRKGDLLATVDSPDTVVELVGRCIQYYRETAKWLERTYTWVPRLGIEAIRAAIADDAEGLDARLAVSIGAYRDPWLEGRDPATPGQFRTALPLVEVR, via the coding sequence ATGGCGCGACTGGTCGTCGTCGGCAACGGGATGGCCGGCGCCCGCGCGGTGGAGGAGATTCTCGCCCGCGGCGGCAGCGCGCGGTTCACGATCACCATGTTCGGCGACGAGCCGCACGGCAACTACAACCGGATCCTGCTCTCCCACCTGCTGGCCGGTGAGGACCCCGAGGACCTGCTGCTCAACCCGGTCGACTGGTACCGCGAGAACGCGGTCACACTGCACGCGGGCGTCCGGGTGGTCCGGATCGACCGGTGGGCGAAGCTGGTCTACGCGGACAACGGCGAGATCACGCCGTACGACACGCTGATCCTCGCCACCGGCAGCCGCACGTTCTTCCCGCCGATGGACGGCCTCTGGGCCGACAACCACCGGCTGACGCCGGGCGTCTTCGGCTTCCGCACGCTGGCCGACACGCACGCGATGGTCGCGTACGCGAAGAGCCATCGGCGTGCGGTCGTGATCGGCGGCGGCCTGCTCGGCCTGGAGGCCGCGCACGGCCTCCAGCAGCACGGTCTGACGGTGCACGTCGTGCAGGGTGGCCCGGTCCTGATGAACCAACAGTTGGACGAGGAAGCCGGCCGAATACTCCGGAATACGATCGAGCGCCGTGGGATCGCCGTCCACACCGGTGCCCGCACGGTGGCGATCCGGCGGAATTCGTCCGGAGCAGCGTCCGGCGTCGAGTTCGCGGACGGCACCGTCCTCGATGCCGACATGGTGGTGGTCACCGCGGGCATCCGCCCCAACACCGGGCTGGCGCAGGTCTCCGGCCTCACCGTCGAGCGTGCGATCGTCGTCAACGACCGGATGCAATCGATCGACGACGACGCCATCTACGCGGTCGGCGAATGCGTCCAGCACCGCGGCGAGGTGTACGGCCTGGTGGCTCCGCTCTGGGAGCAGGCGTCGGTGCTGGCCGATGTCCTTACGGGTACGAACCCGCAGGCGGCGTACCACGGCACACGCACCGCGACGAAGCTCAAGGTGGCCGGCATCGACCTGGCGTCGATGGGGTTCACCCGCCCGGAGCGGGACGACGACGAGTTCGTCCGCTTCTCCGAGCCGAAGCGCGGTGTCTACAAGAGCGTGGTGGTGCGGGACGGACGGCTGGTCGGCGCGGTACTGCTCGGCGACGTCGGCAAGGTCTCGTTCCTGATGCAGGCGTTCGACCGTGGGCTGCCGTTGCCCGAGGAACGGGTGGCGCTGCTCTTCGACCTCGGCACCCCGGAAGCGGCCGTGGGCGTGGCCGAGCTCGACGAGGACGCCCAGGTCTGCAACTGCAACGGGGTGAGCAAGGGTGCGCTGGTCGCGTGCGTCCGCGGCGGCGTTCGCACCGTGAACGGGGTGATGGCCGCGACTCGCGCGGGCAAGGGTTGCGGGGCGTGCAAAGGCCTGGTCGCCGAGGTCGTCGAGTGGGCCGCCGACGGGGACGTCGAGGAAGATCCGGCCGCAGACTGGTACGTGCCGTGCATCCCGATGGAGAAGCCCGAGCTGATGGCGGCGATTCGATCGCAGGAGCTGAAATCCGTCTCGGCCGTGTTCGCGGCCCTGGCCATGGACGGACAGGAGGACGCCGCCAGCAAGATGCCGCTCACGTCGCTGCTGCGGATGATGTGGGCGGACGAGTTCGTCGACGAACGGGGCGGCCGGTTCATCAACGACCGGGTGCACGCCAACATCCAGCGCGACGGCACGTTCAGCGTCGTCCCCCAGATGAAGGGGGGCGTCACGAACCCGCACCAGTTGCGCCGCATCGCGGACGTGGCGGAGAAGTACCGGATTCCGATGGTCAAGCTGACCGGAGGTCAGCGCATCGACCTCCTCGGCGTCCGCAAGGAGGACCTGCCGAAGGTCTGGGCCGACCTGGACATGCCGTCCGGATACGCGTACGGCAAGAGCTTCCGCACGGTGAAGACGTGCGTCGGTTCGGATTTCTGCCGCTACGGTCTCGGCGACTCCACGGCGCTCGGGATCGCGATCGAGGACCGGTTCAAGGGCCTGGAGAGCCCGGCGAAGATGAAGCTCGCGGTGACCGGCTGCCCACGGAACTGTGCCGAGGCGTACTGCAAGGACTTCGGCGTGGTGGCGGTGGACGGCGGGCGCTGGGAGATCTACATCGGTGGGGCGGCTGGCGCGCACATCCGGAAGGGCGACTTGCTGGCGACCGTCGACTCCCCCGACACGGTGGTGGAGCTGGTCGGGCGCTGCATCCAGTACTACCGGGAGACCGCGAAGTGGCTGGAGCGCACGTACACGTGGGTGCCGCGGTTGGGCATCGAGGCGATCCGGGCCGCCATCGCCGACGACGCCGAAGGGCTGGACGCACGCCTGGCGGTATCGATCGGCGCGTACCGCGATCCGTGGCTGGAGGGGCGTGACCCGGCGACGCCCGGACAGTTCCGCACGGCGTTGCCCCTGGTGGAGGTGCGGTGA
- a CDS encoding sensor histidine kinase translates to MIRSLLRAPIEARTWQEFRYVLVGLCFALPVVPVAVVGIAGVIYSLVTIGLPLLVGALLVFRHTVRWFRLPARWLLGLDWPSPAPRPTSGGVVRFVESVLRDGTAWRAFAYGIVKFPLMFAATYLGGSAALVGVLATTYPAWWFLVPLDRTWAGTWWFVPQGVALVLVFPWVIRLLVGLDRLLIRALLEPHPDATRIAALEASRAALRADSAAVLRRVERNLHDGTQARLVGLGVTLSRIEARVDDGAVRSMVADAQDAVVDALTELRDIVRGLHPPALDDGLPVAIETLAGRGAVPVDVHIDLTGQPPDAIASALYFTAGELLTNVSRHAGATRARLDLREEGEVVRLVVADDGRGGARLDPHGSGLVGLRRRAVALDGTLDIDSPTGGPTTVTVTLPKEA, encoded by the coding sequence GTGATTCGGTCCCTCCTCCGGGCGCCGATCGAGGCGAGGACGTGGCAGGAGTTCCGCTACGTCCTCGTCGGCCTGTGTTTTGCCCTGCCGGTGGTCCCGGTCGCGGTCGTGGGTATCGCCGGGGTGATCTACTCGCTGGTCACGATCGGTCTCCCGCTGCTGGTCGGCGCCCTGCTCGTGTTCCGGCACACGGTGCGGTGGTTCCGGTTGCCCGCGCGCTGGTTACTCGGCCTGGACTGGCCGTCACCGGCTCCCCGGCCCACCTCCGGGGGCGTCGTCCGATTCGTGGAATCCGTGCTGCGTGACGGCACCGCGTGGCGTGCGTTCGCGTACGGCATCGTGAAGTTCCCGCTGATGTTCGCCGCGACCTACCTGGGTGGGAGCGCCGCGCTGGTCGGCGTCCTCGCGACCACGTACCCGGCCTGGTGGTTCCTCGTTCCGCTGGACCGCACGTGGGCGGGCACCTGGTGGTTCGTACCCCAGGGCGTCGCGCTCGTGCTCGTGTTCCCCTGGGTGATCCGGCTCCTGGTCGGCCTCGACCGGTTACTGATCCGCGCCCTGCTCGAGCCCCACCCGGACGCCACCCGGATCGCCGCGCTCGAGGCCAGCCGGGCCGCGCTGCGCGCCGACTCGGCGGCGGTGCTGCGGCGGGTCGAACGGAACCTGCACGACGGTACCCAGGCCCGCCTGGTGGGCCTCGGCGTCACGCTGTCCCGCATCGAGGCCAGGGTCGACGACGGGGCCGTGCGCTCGATGGTCGCCGATGCCCAGGACGCGGTCGTCGACGCGCTCACCGAACTGCGCGACATCGTCCGGGGGCTACACCCGCCCGCCCTCGACGACGGCCTGCCGGTCGCGATCGAAACGCTGGCCGGCCGGGGTGCCGTTCCGGTCGACGTCCACATCGACCTGACCGGCCAGCCGCCGGACGCGATCGCGTCCGCGCTGTACTTCACGGCCGGAGAGCTGCTGACGAACGTGTCCCGGCACGCGGGCGCGACCCGCGCCCGGCTGGACCTCCGCGAGGAGGGCGAGGTGGTGCGCCTGGTCGTCGCCGACGACGGACGCGGCGGCGCCCGCCTCGACCCGCACGGCAGCGGTCTGGTCGGCCTGCGTCGCCGGGCGGTCGCGCTGGACGGCACGCTCGACATCGACAGCCCGACCGGCGGCCCGACCACCGTGACCGTCACGCTCCCGAAGGAGGCCTGA
- a CDS encoding ATP-binding cassette domain-containing protein has translation MAAPERDGDTLGSAVEVTGLVKRYGAKVAVDGLSFRVPRGVVFAVLGPNGAGKTSTIETCEGFRRADGGQVRVLGLDPVRDAAALRPRVGVMLQAGGGAYPGARTAEMLRLTASYSRNPLDPDLLLELLGLTDVARTAVRRLSGGQQQRLSLAMAVVGRPELVFLDEPTAGLDPQARHAVWRIVEALRADGVTVVLTTHHMDEAERLADEVLIVDAGKAVAQGTPAALTRGEQPTLRFRADADLDAEALLGLTATLPAGCVAASAGDGGYQVTGPPAAIGPQLLAAVTAWCADRAVMPSDLQVGRRTLEDVFLDLTGRELR, from the coding sequence ATGGCTGCGCCGGAGAGGGACGGCGACACCCTCGGGTCCGCCGTCGAGGTCACCGGGCTCGTCAAGCGGTACGGCGCGAAGGTCGCGGTCGACGGCCTGAGTTTCCGGGTTCCCCGCGGGGTCGTCTTCGCGGTCCTCGGCCCGAACGGCGCAGGTAAGACGAGCACGATCGAGACGTGTGAGGGCTTCCGCCGCGCCGACGGTGGCCAGGTGCGGGTGCTGGGCCTCGACCCGGTGCGCGACGCGGCGGCGCTGCGGCCGCGGGTCGGCGTGATGCTGCAGGCGGGCGGTGGTGCCTATCCGGGCGCGCGTACCGCCGAGATGCTGCGCCTCACCGCCAGCTACAGCCGGAACCCGCTCGACCCCGACCTGCTGCTCGAGCTGCTCGGCCTCACCGACGTCGCCCGCACCGCGGTGCGTCGGCTCTCCGGTGGTCAGCAGCAGCGGCTGTCGCTGGCGATGGCCGTCGTCGGGCGTCCGGAATTGGTCTTTTTGGATGAGCCGACCGCGGGCCTGGACCCGCAGGCGCGGCACGCGGTCTGGCGCATCGTGGAGGCGCTCCGCGCCGACGGCGTGACAGTCGTGCTCACCACCCACCACATGGACGAGGCCGAGCGGCTGGCCGACGAGGTGCTGATCGTCGACGCGGGTAAGGCCGTCGCGCAGGGCACCCCGGCCGCGCTGACCCGCGGCGAGCAGCCGACGCTGCGGTTTCGCGCGGACGCCGACCTGGACGCCGAGGCGCTGCTCGGGCTCACCGCGACGCTGCCGGCCGGCTGCGTCGCCGCGAGCGCGGGCGACGGCGGCTACCAGGTGACCGGGCCGCCCGCGGCGATCGGTCCGCAGTTGCTGGCCGCGGTGACGGCCTGGTGCGCGGACCGGGCGGTGATGCCGAGCGACCTGCAGGTCGGACGGCGCACGCTGGAGGACGTTTTTCTTGACCTGACCGGACGGGAACTGCGGTGA
- a CDS encoding ABC transporter permease has protein sequence MLLAQTWMELKLTLRHGEQLLLNLIIPVLLTVALVTQPFLDLETTSGLSKVDFLVPGILALAVMSAAFTGLAIATGFERRYGVLKRLGATPLPRWGLIGGKTLAVAALEVIQIAVISGVGIALGWRPHGNPLAVVLLVACGTAAFAGLGLLMAGTLRAEATLAAANLIWFLLLFAGGIVFPLSSLPDGVAGVLGYLPSAALADGLRAVLGEGGGVPLNDVLTLLAWAVVSLAAAAKYFRWD, from the coding sequence ATGCTGCTGGCGCAGACGTGGATGGAGCTGAAACTTACGCTCCGGCACGGTGAGCAGCTGCTGCTCAACCTGATCATCCCGGTGCTGCTGACGGTCGCGCTGGTGACCCAGCCGTTCCTCGACCTGGAGACCACGTCCGGGCTGAGCAAGGTCGACTTCCTGGTGCCCGGCATCTTGGCGCTCGCGGTGATGTCGGCCGCGTTCACCGGGCTGGCGATCGCGACCGGGTTCGAGCGGCGGTACGGGGTGTTGAAGCGGCTCGGAGCGACGCCGCTGCCTCGGTGGGGCCTGATCGGCGGTAAGACGCTGGCCGTCGCGGCGCTGGAGGTCATCCAGATCGCGGTGATCAGCGGCGTGGGCATCGCGCTGGGGTGGCGTCCGCACGGCAATCCGCTCGCGGTCGTGCTGCTGGTCGCGTGTGGCACCGCTGCGTTCGCCGGGCTCGGCCTGCTGATGGCTGGCACGCTCCGGGCCGAGGCGACGCTCGCCGCCGCGAACCTGATCTGGTTCCTGCTGCTGTTCGCTGGCGGCATCGTGTTCCCGCTCTCCTCGCTGCCGGACGGCGTCGCGGGGGTGCTCGGCTACCTGCCGAGCGCGGCGCTCGCCGACGGTCTGCGGGCGGTGCTCGGCGAGGGCGGCGGCGTTCCCCTGAACGACGTGCTGACGCTGTTGGCCTGGGCGGTCGTCTCGCTGGCTGCGGCGGCGAAGTACTTCCGCTGGGACTGA